TGCTTTCTGCTTTAGCACTTCTCAAGGCTGACAGCTAAATTCTGTAAACTCCTTCAATGAAAGGAAGTCCAACGAGCAAAAATAGAGCACCTGAGGCAACCTGGGAGAGCACACTTGGGTGCTACAGCCTGATTTGTGATCAGACTGGTGCTGGGAAACATGAGGCCTTGAAGGGCCTCCTCTATTGTAGTGAATCTTGGGCTCACAGGACAAGAGGCTCAGTAATACAACACAGCTGTCAGGGGCTCCAAGCTGAGAAGCTTCAGCTCTGTAGGTAGCAAATTCAAGGttgtaaaaccaaaaaatggaGATCTGGACAAAGAGAGAAGAGTCAAAATCCATAAGATCCTGGGAGCAAATTAAAACTCCCATGGGATATGGCATAATACCAAAATAGGATGAAAATTGTCTTCAAGGTGGCAGGACATGGAATTGACAGAGGCCGAGACTGTCTTACAGGAGTTGGAAATCCCTGGAGGCCCTTCAGACCTCCTTTGGGCAGTTCAGGGGAGGCTGTCATGCTGGCACCCCCCATCATGAGATTTAGAAGTGGAATTGTGCAGATGAAGAGCCTGTGGGGCAACCCCAAATTTGTGGGAGAAAGTTAGGAGCTAGAAGGAGTTTGGAGGCTGCACTGGAATGAGCATATGTTGGAATAAGAAGTTAGGAGCTTCAGATCCTGTGAGAACTAAGATTACCTTTCTAtaggagaaagcagaggagaTACCCTGTGTAGGTGATGTGTTACCCTGTGTTCTGGTTTTATGAAAATATTGATATGCAACCTCTAGGATCAGTGAAGTTTCCTAGGCTGGGCATAATGATGCAGAAATTGTGGTAGGGTAGGAGTACATCCAGGGGCAACAGAGTTCTACAAGATTATGTGGTGGGGGGtggaaagagcagaaattaaaacagaGGATAGTATCCAAAGCCAATAGAACATTcctctgtttctttgctttacTGTGATTTAGTTACAGATTTGTTGAGATGAGAAGACCATGCCACAATCTTCTCAGTTGAAAATGGTagtggtttctgtgtcttctACATTACAGTATGTAAGAATCCTATAATTATTTATGTGGAATATGGTAAAGGTAtcttacagaaagaaaatgagaaattgcCATTGATGCATCTTTCATATGAATGCAGGTAATGAAATTGCACTATGTAAATAACTTTACACTCTTAAAAAtagcaaatacaaaaaaaattacaaaaatataatgtattataaatttaaaatctagatttttcattttttagttCAAAAATAAGAAACATGGAAGTACAAAGTGCTGATGGTGTTGCAGTACTGGAAGACTGCATAGgtttttctttaacaaaaacAATAAGCAAAGTTGAAGAAAAACTAAAGAAAGGAGTCTTACCAGACTGTCAAGATGATGATATTATTCCAAGGGTTGGAAATGAAATGGGAATGGGTAAGTTTCCTTCCATGGTTACTACCTTTATTCTTGCTTCGTGACTGTTAGAAATGGGTTTTCCTGGGGAGAGACAAAAGGAGTTTctgtaaaaattacagaaattctaAAGCCCTTAACTTAAAGGGAAAGAAGGTTTTTCCTCTTTACATAGTCCTAGAGGAAGATCAGGTCACATATGAATGATTATGTAGAAAAGTGAATTATTATCTTCCTTTTCACCTTTGTAGGGGGGTGTTTGGATGGTTATGTATGTTGAATAAATGCATAGCATTTGATTCGTTTCACTGGGGAAACAGAAGTACATGATGCTAAGCTTGTATTTCCAAAAAGATGAGCTTCAGTCTCTGCACAGACTGCCTTTAGAGGCAAAAGCCTTTCCTCAGACCAGTGCTGTGGATCTTAGCAAGTGGCTGAAACGAGGTAATGTTTCAGCTACAGTGCTTGAATTCGAATCCTCCAGATATTTTCTCACTCCCAATGGTGTGTTAATGTCTGTCCTAGaaacagagcagggaagggattgCAGCATTTGCCAGCAAGGCTGAAGGCATGACACACATCTGTCTTTGTGGCTCCGGTGTGATAAAAGTGAGTTTGTGTAGTTCCTTACAATGCTAAAGTGAGCATGAAGTCAGAGACTCACTGCAGTAGCACGAAGTGCCCGAGCCCTCTCCTTTTAATCTAACAGCTTGATGTCAACAAGCATGCCAACACAGAGGTAGCTTGGTTTCTAACCTCATATAATTCTGTGTATATCTTCTGTTACCAAGTCTCCCTAACCATACCCTCAGATAACTTTTTTATCGTTCTCTTCCTGAACCAAAAAACAATCGTTTTGTCTTGCATTGGAAACTTAAACCAAATTAATTCAAGGCAACTCAAGAAGAGTTATTGCTAGTGCCTTGTAATCAGGGACCAAGGGTATGTATTGGAGTATTGAGGATTGTTTCTGTAACTTTaatgattaaataaaaatcctctggattaatttttgcattttgaatttGATATTGACTGTTTAGAACACTCTGAATGCCTCCTTAATGTGATGAATAAGCTATTACAGAGCATTCCAGCAGTGCCAGACTCCTCGAACAGTTAGAGTGTTCACAAGGAAGCAGACACAGGTATTAACCAGGCCCTGTTACAGAGAGGGATAATCCATAATGGATTCCTTAGGCCTGTGTGCCTGTGCCCATCTATTTAGCCCAACGTGCTGATAAGATTTCATAGCACTGTCCTTTCCCTGAGTTTCTTGCAGCACTCCTCCTAGAATTGGGTTCCCTGTATTTCATGATCACAGGTTAGCACAGTGCAGCCATTTTTCTGCCAACACAGTAGCTCAGACATCATTTTAGTCTGGGACTGTTTTTGTGGGTTATAATTCAAGTCTGCAGTAACCAGCAATGATAGAAGCACACAGACATAAAGAAGGCTGAAACATGAAAGTCTATTTTTATCTAATGATAAAACACATATGAATAACTATCTGAATTGTTGCACTTCATGTTAATCTTCAGCTTATCTCAAGAATTCAAGACAGCGATTCTTTTTTGTAGGGTATCAGAGTCTCTCAGAtgtccttttcttctttacCAGTCCCTAAATCATTGGTTACTTTATAACCTAAGACCATCCTATGAAGTGATACTCCCCCTTATCAGCCTCATAGGTGATTAAAATTGACCAGTTAGGAAGCTAATTGTTTAATTATCTTTACCCCTTGTCAGAATTCAAATTATCTGGATTATAGGCACCTCCCAAGAGTGATCTGGTTCTAGTTGTGCCCTTGAATTTTCACAAGTTTTACTACGAAGTGCTCTTAATGACACACAGCTGGATAAGACAGAAGTTTTCTGTGGACTAATAGCTGAgtaaaagaggaaacaaaatggTGAAAAACAACCAGTTTTTACAGGTAGTGGTATAGCCCTAGAGGAATCTGTCATGGAGCTTACATTGAGAGCTGGTAAAGAAATTTGTCTGTGAAACAATGATTTTAGGGTAGTTAAAACTGATGCTGAAGTATTGCAAAAGAATCTCATGGTACTGAGTGAGGTGGTGGAGTACAAGTTTGTATTCTGTATTAAAGAGTGCTGAGTAACactgacagaaaacacagctATCCAATCCCACCTACTACACAGCTCCAGTTACACCTACTACTGAGTGGATTTACCTTAATTAGTGATAACTAAACAATCTCCAAAAGCATAAACTTATTGCCTGTTCCCAGTGGAAAAGGCAAATTAAGTTTTAGAAGTCCTTCAGAAGATAACAGAAAACAATATTGTACTGTTACCATTATGCTATTATATAATTGATGCTACCCCATCTTGAGAATGGCACAGAGTTCTGCACACCCCATCTCAAATCCAGGATGTAGAACTAGCAAAGATACAGTTCAGAGTGTACAGTGCAATTAGAAGTGTAGAACAGCTTGAATTTGAATCtttagtttgaaaacaaaacaattaaaGGCAATATGAAAGATCTGTAACGAAAACAGTAATGGTAAAGGGAAAGCTGTCTTTCTCTAGTGCAAACACTAGTAAATGCCACATTAAATTGGATTTAAAGGGAGCTATACTAAGTGTTTCACATAATGCATAATTAAATTAGCCAGCTCATTGCCAAAGGATATGGTAAATGCCAAACTACAGTATGTTTTATGAAGTAAATCAAACAATTGTATAGAAGTTCGTGAAAGGAGATTGTGGGAACATGAAGGCTTCATTATAGTCTCCATCTTGATAGCCACTAGTTACCAGAAGCTAGCAAGGATACAATGGGAGGAACAAAAGTCAGTCTGTATCGTATTTTTTCATGGTGTTTTCCTAAATTGTACTTACTACTGGCCTCTGCAGAGTTAGAGCTTAAGCTGCAATTGATGAGGGAAGGTGAGGGAAAGTAAATGAATTCCTGTTACAGCAAATGAACACATGTACCCATCCATTTCTCCACTCTTAGATCCAGATATTCCTCCTCCACTTTATTCTTTTCCCCTTGTAGCTACTGTGAATAATGGTTATTCCTGTGTTAGTCAACTTGATCCTCAGACTGTTTCCATGCTTTATGCCTGTGGAAGTTCCTTGTGAATGATCTGGGGAATAGGAAGTATGAGAACAGACTGTTCACATACAGCTTGTTTCATCATGCCAGTCCATTTCTTAGCTGTCCAGGAGCAAGAAagtatttcatttgaaaaagcCATCTGATTAaatggatttaattttaaactattAGTTGAAGAATGTTAGCAGTGTACTTTAAAAAAGCATAGACTACTGTGTGGGAGGGATCTTTACCTGTTAAGAGGGGTTTGCAGTCTACATCGAGTTCCTTGTTGTGCAGAGTTTAAAATTACTTTGGTTGTAACTACAGAAgttgcagctccagctggattGCAAGGTAGGCATGCCCTACAATATAGTTTTGTTGACTTCAAACTCAGTAAGTTCTGTCATGTACAGCATGGTACGATGCAAGTTTCAATTTTGAGAATTATGAGTCTTTTAAAGATGTCAAATTCagtcattaaaagaaaaaaatctgtacaaaGCTCTGCCTAAGAGTGAGAAACCCACAACACCTTTTTAGAAATCTGAGTTTTTGTCTATTTCTCTTCAATAATTATAAACAATGTattgtgtttttaaatacaagATGAAAGTGAGTTCTTGCATCAGTTTTGGTTCTTTTCTGCATTGAATAATGAGTACttgtataaatatattaaatgtaactttttATGTTCACAGAAGCCCAAATCAGATTTCTTAAGGCAAAGTTACGTGTGACACAGGAAGACCTGGCAAGTGTAGTGTTTGAATGCAGAAAAAAGGTAAGAGatgaattttttaatgtagaaatgGAATAGGTTCCTCTTtaacaaataaacacaaaacagaATTCTCTCAACCTTTCCTTTTCAAATATTAAGAGTTAaaagttctatttttttttaaataccctATGAATTTAGGGTCAGGGGTGGTAGTTTCTGTATGTGATCTTGGGCTAAAAGCTTGCAAAAGGCacttaatggaaaataatttgggGCCAGAAAGAACCACTGGGAATGAAGATATGCCCCAGCTGTAGGGCCAGTATGGTGCTGCAAAGTCCTAAACCATcactgctgggaaggagagcagagcctgagaaaaagaaggaagaaacagtAGCAGTGAAATGCAGAGTGTGGtatgcagagagaaagagagtggTGCCCAGAGCCAGCCGCTGGGATGAGATGGATGTTTAGGGTAGAATGAGAAATAGAACAGCTTGAGAAATACAAAAGCTTGAAAAATACAGTTGGGTGCTTTCAGTGTATTCAGTGGATCAAGCGTGGAAAGAGCTTCCATTTTAAGTGGAGTATTGTAATCAAGAGATGAGTCTCTGTTCTCAAGAGTAGTACAGTTGATGCAGAGGACAATATTTGGAATTACATATTTGGGCAGATTAGACTGAACTTAAGGCATTGTGAAGCTACACTGATATTTCACAGTTAGAATGTACAAGTGAGTTTTATGATCTGCACTGTCTggcaatatattttaaagtgatGCTCAAACAGCTCTTGAGCTGTAAAACCTTAAGTAGTTCATATGTGTCTGCCAGAGAGATCACTTCTTATTCATGTATTTGTAATCAAGCAAGGTTTTTGAACAAACTTTCCATTTTACATAACTGGATTATTTTTAGTTGTGGTCTCTTAacttcagaatgtttttttccacCTATTCCCCAGGCCCAAATGTGATTATGACATTAAGAACATATGGCAAAACACCTATATGTTTTCTTACAAGCTTTTAATTTAGCATTAAGGAGCAGGATGATATTAAATGAGTTTTTTGAGATAAGTACATGAAGAAGATCTTCAGAAGTAATTAGATTTTGATATTTTATATCTGTACTTTATTTTTATCAACACAGGTGCTTCTGCATTTCAATACTTTTATGCTGTGATCGGAAGAAAGTTGTTACATTAGATTTTAAAGACATCTTCATTTTCAAATCAAGTATAATTTTGTCAGTAGCTATTGAACTTCATCATTCCATGCCAAAACCACTACAGAATTCAGTTACTGTAGCAGATGACAGACAACCTTGTACTTATTCTTGTCCTGCTCCCTTAGCACTTTGTATGTAAATGTATCATTTTGGGTTCTAGTTTCTCTGGTGTGAAAGTAACTTTATTACATAGAAGGTCCCAAAAACTTCATTTTGACAAAGCCTTGAGATAGATTCTGAGTTTGGTTCCAATTCACAGTCCAGTTGTTATAAGGAAGCAGTAATTCTGTTTAAATATAAAGAGGTGGGAGTTTCTGAGGTGCATGAAGTCATGAGAAGCTTAGGATAAAGCACAGATTTCCCAGGTGGGAAGCTTGTATTCCAAGGGGCTGAGAGAACAGCAGAGACTTTTTTCACATAAGTTCCATTTCTGTACGTgcctggtttctttttcttaaagaaaagcaGGGCATAATGTGTCTCTGAAATAATCTAAATTAGTATTCACTTATAAAGTTTGAAaagttataaaagaaaaatgccttgAATTATAATGCTTAATGTGGGATGTAATTGCCAGTAGGTCATGAATCTAGTACGGGATTCACTTCATGTTAAGAGAATCTTAAATTTGAATACTTGATGTAGCCTGGATCATTAGCTTGCTTTTAAGTCAAAACCAGATAATATCCTAAAACATAATGGATTGGTTTATCAGTAATTacattctcttccttttcccataaTTTTTCCTAATGTGTGCATTTAGCTATTCTCATGAAATTGCCACAAAATACCTATGTGCCACTGTTATTCATATTACTCTATAACATTTTGATTATTTGCAAAACCTTTGGGCCTATGAGAAATGTTTTACATAGTGCTACAAGACACTTTCAAGTAAAAGactgcagaaaattaaatgaGACAAGTGTTACTGGTTTTTAAAGTATTAGCTTGGTACAACAGTGTTTTGTTTCCTTAGTCTTACTTGTTGCTATTTCTAGATCTACAGCATATATATTCTTACTACCTTTTATTTACAAGACATTATTACTGCATTACCCTTCTGCTTCCTTGCAATAAtttagctgggtttttttgctaattACTGCCATACAGGATGATGAAAATCAGAATTTAGAAACTCGGCTTAAAGatactgaagaagaaaacacaagacTGCAACGAACAATCAGCCTGCAGCAGTCTCAGACTGAGAAGTACAAAATGTTGTCacaagaagcaaacaaaaaaaatgaagggtTACAACAAGAGGtcactgcactagaaaaggtATTGTAGATATTAGTCTCATTTATCTCAAATAAGGGAAAAACCCACATCAAATTACCCTCTGTTCCCTGATGGATTGGTAAGAGCTGTATCCAATGACCTGATTAGCGTCTCAATGTCTGTTAATAGCtttataaattgtatttttaaatggcctaataattttttttaaaaggaagaaataatatattttgctAACTGCTCATCTTCTGCTTCTACCATCatatatttctttgttttaaaattaaattcctgTGTAAAAGACCCACAAGAGACAAAACTACCTTTTCAGAAACTGCTGTCAAATATAAAAAGGAATCCTGAAAAGTGCAAGGATATTCCATTTTTCGggttttaattataattttttaaaaattgcttctgTAAGTTCCATTGTAAGCTGTAGAACCTAatgaacattttcttaaaaagcaCCTGCAGCTTATAATAGTATCTTCTGCAGGTAAAGGAAGGGATGTCTTTGTTGTTGCAAATGGACTGTTGGACAAGCAGACACTCCAGAGTGGCTGAGGCCAAGTGAgcgtggctgctgctgtcccacacACGCACAGTGGTGCCCgtgcctggcacagcagatGGCTGCATACAcagctttgtttgtttggaacTTAATCTTAAGGGCagcacatatttttctttaattcctcAGAGCTAGACGGGTTGACTTCAAAACCACGTAATATACATAATGTTGTGTAGTACATGTAATAGAACCAGGAGAATGTTTCAGTTAAAAATTTGGGGGAAATAGAACTCAACTCAGCCCATCAAAGTCTCATACTTCCATTAAATCATATTATGGATTTGTGTGGGTATGCTTGTATCTTACTGTTCCTTAGTTCTGGCATTTTAACACTAACATGGTCTTCGTGTTCTTTTTGTGCAGATACTTGGAGATTTTAAGTTCCCTTACACTGATTGTGATTCtgtcagaaaaaatattcagtacCAGTATTTATCCTACTCATCAGCTCACAGCAAATAGGGCCTAGAGATTTACAGTCATTTAGTCCCTTATCTTAAAGCAAGACAGAACAAATTATATTCAAACCATCCTGGACATAAGATTGTTTAACCTGTACTTAAAGCCTTCTGGAATGGCAATTTCAACCATTTCCTTGCACACAGTCACAAAGTATTTAGGAAATGGGATGAAAAGTTTATTCACTTCCAGTGTACTGGTACCATATCCAGAATATGGTCACTTCCCTCACTGGTCTTTGCTTTGGATTTACCATCCTCAGTTGCTTCAATTATTCCTCATAGGTTGTGTTTTCTAGAATTCACCAAAGTTACCCATCAGTCATGATCATGAAAAATAGTGgtaattctttaaaatactaagacagcaaaaaaagcaaatggatGTAATGAAAGGTTCTCTAATTCAGAAGTTATTTTACATAGTTTTTCTGCTATAATAAATTACCTAACTGCAAAGACCAtgcatgtaaaaataattttgcagtaaCTGCTTTTATCTCTTGTGGACTTAGGAGTCTGAAAACTGCTCTATTTTTTAGATATGAAGTATTATTCAACCCTACTTAATTAATGTAGTGTAGTTCAATTCTAgacatttaaaagcaatttcctGTGAACACAGGCTTGAAATGGTGCTACTGTGCTGCTAAACTCTCACAAATCTTACTTGCGGTCTAAAGAAAGTTTTCTGTATAGCTGAGAGAGCACAAATGTAACCTCTGATTTTGGggcttttattgctttttctgttgttgcaaTGTAGATGATAGTAGACCTACATTGTGATACATACGTCCCCATACTCCCTAGATTATCAAGTTTTTGTAACTTCATTAATGCCCCAGGTACTTTTTGTATGTGCCTAAGCAAAGATTCTCACCTGCTTTTCACAATTTACCTGAAACATGGTAACTACTTTGTTATTTTTACATCtcatttttttggtgtttggtCTCTGTAAACATTTCTGCTGCAGCACTCACCTAAGGCAGCAGCTGAATTCTGATGCTCCCAGAAACTTTCATCCATTTCTTTCCAgcattcaaatttttttctatcTAGTTGATCTAATAAATGCTATCACCTCTCCCATCTCTTTTTCACCACTGGTCTACAAGAACATTCCTTCCTTTGTGTGTTCAGCTCAGCTCTAACATTAGATAGCAGTCAGGGGAACACCAAAGTTGTTCTCTTACTCTTTTTAGGCCTTTGTGCAGGGGTTTATCACTTGCCTTGAAGAAAGGCTTGATGTTAAGTACATGTTCTCTCTCAACTGTTTTTTGGGGAGGTGTTGGAGAACTTCCTAAAGGTAGCAgtgctgcctgcactgctgctgggaggaTGGATGGCCTGGTGAGGGTTACTCATAGGCTATCACAGCCCCTGCTGATGTCCCATGATGTGCCTCAGCCCTGTCAGAACAGTGGGGAAAATCCAGCAACTGAAATGGGatacaaatttaaaacaaagtagTTTATTCTCTCCCCTCTTAGAGAAACATTATGTGAGAAAACTAATCCAGCTTTGACTTAGGCAGAAACCTTGCCTAGTTACAAAATAAGACACTTATTTCAGGcatttttaagattaaaaactTGGAGTTGACTATATTTAACAAGATACCTTCACTGGATGACCTGCAGAAAAGTCCTTGATAAGGTGTTACGTATGACAGTAAATGACAAAAATCCCTAAAAGAATTCTTAGAATTCTTTCATTAAATGATCTGATTAGTGGATAAGTAATTTGCATTGCATatagactatttttttttggtcatttaaTGCTTTAAAGACTATATTCCAAAGCTTTTCATATTAATGCAGAATAAAATACATAGCACAAAAGATTCAGTTGACTTAATTCACAGCTCCATCATCTTGATACAAGACAAAGAGGTCAATTAGTATGTATTTCTTGGATAAATGATGTCGAAGTCTTAAGTAACCACCACAGAGCAGGTATAGAATTGAGAAAATAGAAGAATTACTCAGAAATGAGGCAGTCTGAGGGCTGCCTCATTATCAGGAAGCCCCCTCTCTACCTTGAGTTGGTTAAAAGAAGCTTTCTGTGCCCATTACTATAAGTTTGATAGTTTAAAGAGAAagtcttatttctttttcataaaacaCAGGATGTGCTCTTTCTGCCAgaattgtttatttcttttactttgtCTGTTATCTATATTCCCTGATCTTTAGTCTCATTATTCTGTTCCTCAACTTGGTCTCTTTCTCTCATTTCCCCACTTACAGCACTATGAAATACTGTCAGCAGAGTCAAGAGACAACTGTTTTGATGGGTGCCATAAGACTTGATGAACTATTTTCTGCCAGATGAAATAGTTACTACCCTCAGCCATCTTCAGTAGGCTGCTTTAACTTCTTGGTGGTAATTGCATGTAGTAATCTCTGGGGCAAAGAGGTTAAAGGAACAGGTGGGAAGAAGCAGCTGGGAACATGAGCCACCATTCCAAAATCTGCCCCAGAGTGgacacagtgattttttttctctttttctgactGATCATACAAGGTTTTTCAGTCAGTCCTGTGGTCTTACATGATCAGCTTCACAATTATTCCAagagaagcttaaaaaaaaaaaagatgagaaaggTCCTTTTTCAAGATTTCAAAGGAGAAGGGGATGTTTTAACAGTAGAATTGTCTTTGAGACAGATTCTATCTGCAGGCCAAAGAAGTTCACATACTTCAGCTTTCAAGGGTGAGCCTTTTTGTAAGTGTGTTGTTGATACAGGATTCATTAAAACACCATTAATATCATGATGTTTTTATTGGGTTTGTCCTTTCTTAAATAGGAATTGGAGAATCTAAAGCGTGCCCAAAAGCAGGCTGCAGCCACTCAGAGTGCAACAGAGGTTCGTTTAAACAGGGCCTTGGAAGAAGTGGAGAAGTATAAAGTGGAGCTTAATAAACTGAAGCAAAGCAACAAGGTACTGTGGCTTAGGAAAAGAAATTCCAGTCTGTAATCACTCAGTAATGCTAGAATGAGACAAAAAGCTTGATGGGCTTTGGAAGCATCATATCTCTTATAGGCAGCCCCAAAATTAACTCGGAACAAATCACAAAAGGCCCAATAAGTTATCTTAGCTGACACTACTGCAAcctctgcaggaggaggaaatgtaCAGAATGAAGTTAAAGCCTTTCTGATTTTCCTCATTTGTGTGAAAATGAGACACGTTTAGAAAGAGAAGTACACATACATACCTAATACATACAAAGGCAAACCACAGCTCTTACTGccaagattttcttttcttttttaagctttGATGTGGGAGTATTTTGATTAAtcccatttcttttcagaagtgtCATGTGTGGCTACTGTTTGTCATTTTCTTATGTAATGCCAGGTTTCATTGATTAAAGCACCACTTTCATAATTAatacatttctccttttcttcccttggtAGGATGTAGTTAACCAAGAACTCAAAACGATTGAAGacttaaaatcagaaaacaagaaactgcagaaacaaaaaggagagCTAATTACaggttttaaaaagcagttaaaGTTAATTG
The window above is part of the Corvus hawaiiensis isolate bCorHaw1 chromosome 13, bCorHaw1.pri.cur, whole genome shotgun sequence genome. Proteins encoded here:
- the TEX9 gene encoding testis-expressed protein 9 isoform X2, encoding MTDKEAQIRFLKAKLRVTQEDLASVVFECRKKDDENQNLETRLKDTEEENTRLQRTISLQQSQTEKYKMLSQEANKKNEGLQQEVTALEKELENLKRAQKQAAATQSATEVRLNRALEEVEKYKVELNKLKQSNKDVVNQELKTIEDLKSENKKLQKQKGELITGFKKQLKLIDILKRQKMHIEAAKMLSFTEEEFMKALEWGNY
- the TEX9 gene encoding testis-expressed protein 9 isoform X1 — its product is MSAVGAARRGGDFPGVRRAAGSPPAFAGPGALSGAWLAKEEQYKRLNAELEAKTEKLVRQAEELMKGQQKILSQPVSVQSKSPEDDRQRDPLCPTVSSLTHSLAKVENKKKFPSAPTAQNRPWSASKGKRTTSSSKIRNMEVQSADGVAVLEDCIGFSLTKTISKVEEKLKKGVLPDCQDDDIIPRVGNEMGMEAQIRFLKAKLRVTQEDLASVVFECRKKDDENQNLETRLKDTEEENTRLQRTISLQQSQTEKYKMLSQEANKKNEGLQQEVTALEKELENLKRAQKQAAATQSATEVRLNRALEEVEKYKVELNKLKQSNKDVVNQELKTIEDLKSENKKLQKQKGELITGFKKQLKLIDILKRQKMHIEAAKMLSFTEEEFMKALEWGNY